The sequence tatgtggcttaacttctatatttttcttattgtgtCTTTAAagactgtaatttttaaaacttaatatatgaatatattcctttttctctctttcaagcctacacatatttttacatataaagcAAACCATTTGAAGTCTTAGTGCATCTGagtctgccttattgtgaatctattgatTTAAACTacagtggctagtactgaagcagaagccttggctgatgactctgcccacttcagcttcccaatatggtggtggtatatttaccaccagctctggaagccatgcacaccaccaactcttggaagcaatgggtctatgcctccatcaaagaagtgtgtagcccagaaacaattttttatttgtctgtacTAGCCaaagctaaatccaccaggcAACATACTGcgtggcttggagatgcctctgtgtactccagcaggaatctgccatgatgcaggtcaagcccacatgcagCTGCaaacctgccatactgtagctcatggcttgcctgagaaacacaactaggaagctggttttagctccattttagaatctatttttttaaagctttctcaggttttaggtggaaactcttggcccatgttgggcagccaaatgtaattgggagttttcctgtgtcccagttggttggcagtcaggacaaatctctcccactcccatcgcccaagtaaatacacagaggcgtATATTAATTATTACTGCTCAGCCATtcgctcaggtttattactgactaactcttacaattattcacagcataaagaatgacatcccacaacacatctcttcatcattaaacaaatgttccacaacagaAACAAGTATgtcaaatcttaaaataatattatatcacTGGGGCCtcctgccttttttgtttttatattattgtgtGGTGTGCCTAGACTGTAGGTTTTTGTCCATGTCAAGCATATGCTGTTGCACTGAGCTTCAGTCATATTTGTAACTTTAAAATTTGGCGGCAGCTACCATTCTGTTTTTCAGGATGGCATGTAATCATGATATTAATACTACCCAAGACTTATGAGTCATTGGGTTgcaatgaaaatatatatttcaccTGAATACATGGATATGTACCACATGGGTATCTGGTCCTCACAGTGATCAAAAGATGGTCTCAGAAACCCTGCACTTGAAATAATGGAGAGTTGAGATCCCCCAAGTAAGTACTGGCAATTGAGCCCACCTCAATCAAGACCATCAAGAgctctttactactgagccatctcttctgccctgTGTTGAATATTTATGATTAACATTTATGTTGTTAATGTGTTCATCTTTCTATAAGTAACTGTTTAAACATTCAGTGCCTTTTACTACATCTTATTGATGCTATAGTTTAAATTGGGGTACTTCAGGTTTCTGGAAGATGAATACAGAACTCTTTGTAGAAATATCAGTAAAAACCTCCgagttctttctatctttttttgttgtgtgtgacttttttttgCATAGGATAAAGGGTCTTAATATGTacttcaggctgtcctggaactgactgcATAGACTAATCTGGCATTCAACTCCAAGGCAGATTtatctgtgtctgtcttctgagtgcaGGGGTTATATGTGTGAGCCAATAGACCCAACTTGTCcaacttatttttctatttttgtagttAACAATTGTTCCTACAATTGCTCTCATATGTGCTCTGTAATGTAGATCTGTTTATTATTCTTTTTGATATAGGATATCAAGATGATATCCTATTCACAGGATACAGAAATGACAGAGGTGAACCTCCTATTCAATTTCCTTCTAAAGTAACTTGATGATTACATTATAATGTCTATATCATGAGATCAGTGTGGGGAGCACCAGAATTATATGACTATACTGTCAAAGAAGTATATATTTACAATGTTGTCAGTATCATCCTTTCTGTTATACACATGTATCGGATATTTTAGAATGCAGTGACCTATGATGATGTACATGTCGACTTCACTTgggaagagtgggctttgctggatccttcccagaagaatctctacaaagatgtgatgctggataCCTATAGGAACCTCACTACCATAGGTAAGAGGGAATTTTCTTCAAGTTTTCAAATAAGGAGACAACTGTTCCTTGgttttttatgttcttctgaaatTTGAGAAAGAAGAATGAGTTGAATAATTCAGGCATGGTTCTGAGGTTCACTGAAGATAATAACTTCAATTTTGCACAATTTTCAACAATATAACATACATTTCCTGGTACTATATTTTAGGATACAGTTGGGAAGGCcataatattgaagaacatttTCAGAGTTCTAGAAGACATGAAAGGTAATTATCATGTGCCAGCTGCTACAAATGTGCACCtgaagaaattttaatgtgtcctggaagttttaaacaaaaacaacagtgtAAATAAGCTTCATGTGTATTGATGTGTATTAAATTCTCTCTAAACAATATACCTCAATTTCAGGTAGGTGAATTGCATTTGCAAGGcattcttttaagaaagaaaacaaggaagcaaTGCCTTAACAGATATCACTATTTGAATCATAGCTCCATGAGAGCTATGCTGTAGAACTGTCAATCTATTTATTTCATAACACTCATATTACAAAAGGTATACACATTGAAGAGGTGATAAGTATAtctctaaaacattttaataagcaAATAGTCCATAGTAAAGCTAGTGTTACTCATATATTTGTTGTGACTGGGCTAAGTTCAGTGAGATTAGCAGTTAGAGTGAAGAGTCCAAGGGCATTTTTTTGTGGAGAAACCTTAATCAGTACACTACAAGTCTATGAGGAACAGAAAGTCAAACTGTTCATTCGATGgggaaagtttttatttgttattctcCCTTTACTAAGTATATCATATGTCCCTCTGGATACAAGCTATATGAGTATAGGAATATGGAGAGACATATCATACCTCTCTCTCAGAATAATTAGAAGATATGTAGCAGTCCCCATGTTGAGTATACTTGTTGAATTTGATTCAGTTATACAAGTAATTCATTTTGCAGCTTCATTGTTAATATATCAACAAACTCAAAATTCAGAAAAGCCCTGTGAGTACTATGACTCTGTAAATCCTTCTGTTTGTCCAGTTCAATTTGCAAATGTAGTATGActtaaagtataataaaattcataaatgCAATAAGGGTGGTAAAGCTCTgagtttttccatttctcttcaaaTTGTGAGAACTCTCatatagaaaaaaattctgtGAATGTGCAACATATAATAAAGGATCTTACCATTCACAGACATCTTCAAAGATGAAAAACAACCCTTAATGAAGGGGAACAACATAAGTGTAAACATGGTGATAAATCCTTAATCTTTACAGTTGGACCAAATTGAATatgaattcatatatataaagagaTTCAACCATGTATTGAATTTTGTAAAACTTTAACATATGCCAATTCTCTTTGCAGGCACAAAAGAAGTGATACTGGAGAGAATTCTTCTGTATATACTCAGTGTGTTAAAGCTTTTGTATATGACAGTCATATGCAAAGGCATGAAATAACACATACTAGAGAGAGACACTATGAaagtaatcagtgtggtaaagcctttgcacataaCAGTAAGCTTCAAAGGCAtacaagaacacatactggagagaaaccctatgaatgcaatcttTGTGATAAAGCCTTTCGACGTCATAATGCTCTTCAAAGGCAtggaagaacacatactggagagaaaccctatgaatgtaatcaatgtggtaaagcctttgcttgTAACAGTAACCTTCAactacataaaagaacacatactggagagaaaccctatgaatgtaatcaatgtggcaaagcctttgcaCATAACAGTAAGCTTCAAAGGCAtacaagaacacatactggagagaaaccctatgaatgcaatcttTGTGATAAAGCCTTTCGACGTCATAATGCTCTTCAAAGGCAtggaagaacacatactggagagaaaccttatgaatgtaatcagtgtggtaaagcctttgcttgTAACCGTAACCTTCAactacataaaagaacacatactggagagaaaccctatgaatgtaatcaatgtggtaaagcctttgctcgTAACAGTGTTCTTCAactacataaaagaacacatactggggagaaaccctatgaatgtaatcaatgtggcaaagcctttgcaCGACGCGCTCATCTTCAAGTgcacaaaagaacacatactggagagaaaccctatgaatgtactgaatgtggtaaagcctttgcaaaaCAAGATgctcttcaaatgcataaaagaacacatactggagagaaaccctatgaatgtaatcaatgtggtaaagcctttgcttgTAACAGTAACCTTCAgctacataaaagaacacatactggagagaaaccttataagtgtaatcagtgtggtaaagcctttgctcgTAACAGTgatcttcaaatgcataaaagaacacattctggagagaaactctaTAAATGTAATCAATGCAATAAAGCTTATGCAAAACACAGTCATCTTCAAGATCATAGAAGAACACATACTCAAGAGAAATTTTATGAAAGTATTCAATGTTGTAAAACCTTTGCAAAACAAGGTGTTCTTCAAACATGTGAAAGAACATATACTGGAGATAAAccatatgaatgtaatcaatgtagtAAAGCCTATGCAAAACACAGTCATCTCCAAGATCATAGagcacatactggagagaaaccctatgaatgtaatcaatgtggtaaagcctttgctcgTAACAGTGTTCTTCAactacataaaagaacacatactggagagaaaccctatgaatgtaatcaatgtggcaaagcctttacACGACGCGCTCATCTTCAAGTgcacaaaagaacacatactggagagaaaccctatgaatgtactgaatgtggtaaagcctttacaaaACAAGATgctcttcaaatgcataaaagaacacatactggagagaaaccttatgaatgtaatcagtgtggtaaagcctttgcttgTAACAGTAACCTTCAactacataaaagaacacatactggagagaaaccctatgaatgtaatcaatgtggtaaagcctttgctcgTAACAGTGTTCTTCAactacataaaagaacacatactggggagaaaccctatgaatgtaatcaatgtggcaaagcctttgcaCGACGCGCTCATCTTCAAGTgcacaaaagaacacatactggagagaaaccctatgaatgtactgaatgtggtaaagcctttgcaaaaCAAGATgctcttcaaatgcataaaagaacacatactggagagaaaccctatgaatgtaatcaatgtggtaaagcctttgcttgTAACAGTAACCTTCAgctacataaaagaacacatactggagagaaaccttataagtgtaatcagtgtggtaaagcctttgctcgTAACAGTgttcttcaaatgcataaaagaacacatactggagagaaaccctatgaatgtaatcaatgtggtaaagcctttgacTATATCAGTAATCTTCAAAATCATGAAAAAAgtcacactgcagagaaaccctaaaaATATAGTGTGGTAATGTTCTACACTTTATGCAGGAGTAAAACTTTGTGTGCAATCAATATTTTAAAGCCTTTGTGTATTACAATAGTCCTTGAGCACCTTTAAAAATACTGAGGGCTTATTATTACAAAGTATTCGGTAAGATCTTTATCCAACACACTTGCACTCAGTTACACATGATTTATTCTGTAGGAAAAATTTGACAGTGTTAGCAATCTATTAGAGCTTTATGatgttctcttttatattgttttccCCTGCAAACTCCCAGAAAAAAGTCAATTTAGGAGTTTATGAAGCCCTATGTGTTGGGTAAAGGGGCCAGCCAAAGGAACACATGGGAGCCTGAAAGCAGAGCCAGTGAAAACATACACTTTGGCCTGAACCCCGAGCTAAAGAAATACACTGTATGCCTGACCAAATGAGCACAaaatccagccaatctctgagcttAGCCAATCTCTGGGATTGAAATCTGATCAATTCCCACCCTTAGAATCTTCTCTCTGTAAAAATTCAGCCCCTAAGAAGGCTCATAAATGCCCTGTTCCTGTTCAGTTGGCAGCTGCCCTTTTCCACTCtgccagaggcagccactctcctggattcctccctcctAAATAGTTTTGGTTGAAGACCTTTCACCAGAGCAGAGGAGTATTTGCTGGGAATCTCCCTAATGGAACAGAGCAGAGAAGCAATGGACATCTCTGATGAGAAACTCCCTAGTGTAGTGGAACAGTGAAACAAGGGACACTCTGGGAAACTAGATTAGGGGAGCAGAGAAGATGTGGCAACTTTTCACCAGAGCTAGAGCACACTGCCACATTTCTGCAAGAGTTCCCCATTAGTTGAGTGAGGCAGAGAAGTTGAGGGCTGACAAGAAATGGGCAACTCTGCTGGCAAACTCCCTAGCAGAGCAGTGAAGCAGTAGACACCTGTGTTGAGAAACTCCCTTAGCGCAGTGGAGCAGAGCAGCAGTTGGCATCTCTCCTGGGCATCTCccttagcagagtgaagcagagcCCCAGTGTAATGGTTCTTTCTCAAAGAAGAGCAGTATTGCCCCATCATGTAGGGAGGTCGTCCCCCACCAGAACACACTACAGTTATAGCCTGACTTCCCACCAATCAGTAtttctttctcctcacagctgtaggtatccaTAACACCTCcccttcacagctgtaggtatagcctgacttgTGATAGTCAGAGTATCCGTGTCTTCAGAGCTGTATCCAGGATATTTTCCCTCTACAGCTTCAGGTGTAGCCTGACTTCCCAACACTCAGGATACCTTTCTCCACACAGTTGTAGATATCCAGGGTTGTTGTTATTCACAGTTGTAGGTACAGCCTGACTTCCAACAGTCATGGTACCTTTCTCTCCAGAGCTTTAGCTCTTGTACTATAAATTTAAGTGATAATGTAACCCTTTCAGATTTTATACTTTTACTAATTACATGAAATAATTAATCCAGATATGTGAATTTGGATCAGTTACTCTTTTGTTGTGATATAATGTCTCTGTCAACTTATAAAAGAATTAAATTTGTCtcttggttccagagggatacagGATGACCATGAAAGTGGTATGGCAACAGATGTCAGACATGGCAGCTACAACAGGAGTCTAAGAACTCACACTTTTTAACCtgcagcatgaagcagagagtggGAACTGGAAATGGTGTGTGGACCTAAATTCTCAAAGCCTATGCTCAGTGACATATTTCCCTCAGCAGGGCAGCATATCTGAAATCTTCCCAGATGATACCACCAACTTAGAAGGGTTGATTTCTCTGACTTCAAGtttacatgtttgttttctgttacatGATCCAATTCATGATGTCAAAAAATTCTATAAGTCATCTATTAAATGCCTCAACATCTGTTTTACAGGAATGGATGCTTAGAAGAGAAAAACTTTTATTAGTGAAAAATTGTTTAAAgagttattgtatttttaattatgtgatatgattgtgtgtttgtgttgttatGTGAATATGCATGCTGGTTACTGAAAATGTTAGACCCTTGGATCTCTTTTAGGATGAATTACAGGAAGTTGTCAAAATTATAACTTGGTCCTGTGAATGAACTTTTCTTAACTGTCCAGCCTTGTCTCTAtctctgtaaatattttaaagcctatttatataattttgaaatcAGAAAATAGGGACAAACTCATGCAAGAGAAAAACCGTAGTCATGGCAATAAAATTTACTTTGTAACAAATATTTATGGTGCATGTATAATGTGGTTATGGGTTTGTAGTTCATGACAGATATGTGAAGACCAGAAGAAAGCTTTGTGCTGTCTACTTTTCATCCTTTTTATATGGTGATCAAGGTCAGGTTTCTAGCCTTGCACACCACAAACCTTtccaactgagctgtctcactgatgCTCAAATAAGATTAGTAGAAATATTACATGAGTAAACTATTGCCTTCTTTTCAGATTATAAACATAATTTCATACAAGGATAGAAGAACATAGGACAATTTGAATACTAAATCCTGTTTgcataggaatatatatatatatatatatatatatatatatatatatatatcattcattttaaatgtgtttattctGAAGACTAAGCATTTGTTCATAATCCTCTTTCAGAACCGTAATTGAATGCCAGATAATTGCCTCATTCAGTAAAGTTCATTGCTGctaatcctgatgacctgagttctctCTCTGGCTGGTGCATATTACTTCTACaaattttctcttatttctaCACTTGGGCAGTGGCATATGCACATTCCCACATcagcaaatacataaataattttaaaagccatataAGTGCCATTGAGGTCACTTGCAGCCAAATGGCTCCCTAGGTTTCATTTAGAACTCACATAGGGAAAGTAGATCATAGACACCTGTAAGCTGTCCTCTCAGGGCTGTATACACACCATGGCACAGGTGTGCATACCAACACaattcaaacatttttaaaaggatgaaatttaaaaagtgaagagaATAACCCAATTATTGAGAACTTCTAAAGTTATTTGCCCATTTAAATTATAGAATTTGAAGAATTAGGACTGTTCATCTAAACAATGATGGTCCCTTTTTAATCTTCTTTTGTCCTTTCagtctcaaattcaaagataggtgatttaaaaatatatttctcagcTGCATTTCAAGGAAcagaactttaatcccagcacttggagactaTGTTGGGCTAATCTTTCTGAGTTTTATGCCAGCTTGGTCCCCATAgtaaattccagggcagccatgaCTGTGTGGATATATCCAAAAAATAAAGGCACATCTCAAATTATGTAACTTTTCCTAATATTATCTGGCTGGACTCTGGGTTCCACAAAACTTTTTGTTATCTTTACTCACATCAAGAGAAATGTGTTAACATTGAAAATAAGCAATATAGAGACTCCATTCACAGAGATATAGAAATCCATTGAATGCTTTGACAACTATCTAGAGGGGATTTTCATCACCTTCAAGTGATAGGAGCAGTGGGACATCTTCATCTTTGGTTTTATCATGACATTTTTGGGACACAGAAAATTGGATCACTGGTACTGCTTTTCTTGGGTACCAAAGCCACAAGAGTGGGTTTATCTCTAATTTGGTAAATTGGCAGCAATGGGATTCCAGAAGCTCACATGTCAGGTGTATGCCTGCCTGAGTTAATACCTCctatgagagagaaaaggaactttCAGACATTAAGTCTGACTTGTCTGCATGAGATCATATTCTACTCTCCTGATGCCTGCAAAACCTTCAGTTAAGAGCTCTGAATGGTGGTGACTCTAGATGACATCCAGGTTGCCAGGAGATCCTGAGACTTGAGCTGAAGTCACTCTAAGGCTAAGGCACTCAGGCATTTACAATGATCTGTAGAATTGAAAGAACTGTTAGTGAGGGAGGCTTGGGTGTAAAAGCCCTAGAATCAGATGTCCCTGAGCAGTGCATGGGGTGTAGCTGAGGACAAGCTGGCATGAACTGCACTCTGTTTCCATTGAGCTATGGCGAATCAGCACCCCTCCAGGTCTTCCTCTCTTGGCGTTTATGGCAACTCATTTAGCTGTTAGGGACAGTGCCCTGCAGCCCCCACTTTGCAGTCCCCACTGAGACCTTAACACACCTCAGTGTGTATCCCATCAATCCTTCATATCTGCCTGTCTCACAAAAATAAGGATATTTGAAAAGACATCTATATCTTTCCATTTGTCTAACAAATAGTGAAACAGTAGACACCATGAAATTCTAATTTCCCCGGGAAACGTCTGACTCCTCCTCATGAGAACGTCTCTACTGAAAAAAGATTTACTCTTTATCTGACCATCTTGCAGGAGAGACTTCAGTTGAGGTTGCAGAAGTGTTTTGTAGATGAGAAACATTGCATTATTTGGCTTAGTTATATTCCTTAGTTGTCCATATTACTTGCCATCATCTAAACCTGTTGGGCCCCCAAGGATGGATTAGTTATCTTATATCTTCATTACTGTTGCAAATTAGTCACACTGAAAATATGTcatgtttacaatttttattaatgattttctcttctcttttctattgtttcttttttatgttaaATAATAGTCTCAGGATgaatctctggctggcctgcaactcactatatagactaggctctTCTAGAACATCAGATTGATTCTAGTGTACCTGAATTATAGGTGGACACATCACAGACAACTAACTTggttcttttggggggtgggctttTAATACAGGGATTCTgtctgtaaccttggctgtcttggaactagctctatagagcagactggccttgaatttacagagatccagttgtttttgcctcccaagtgtcaggATTAAAGTCCTGTATCCCCACCACCTAGTATAATTTGGTTCTTTTCATTGGCTTAATAAGGGTGAGTGCCTGAACCTGGTTGGTTAGGATAGCCAGGACACAGGCTCTGGTTCTAATTGCAGTAACAGAAGGTAGCTCACATCAAATGCAGTCCTCCTCCCTTAAAGTCCAATGTCTTCCAACTATGatcaatattctttttctttatcctgaGTCAACTATAATTCATCAAGGGCAGACTACTGTCCTTATTCTACAGATGGTGAAGCCCAGGTACACAGAGATAAGTGGTCTTTGAATATACTTGTGTAACTGCTCATCTTACTCTTCCCATCATTGTAATGATTCACTAAATGAATTGGAACCTACCTAATCCTGGTATGGTGACATAGACCTTTAATCATGGTACTTCCAAAGTGGAGGGAGGAATTTCTGGATTTAAGTCATCCAAGGTAAGAATGGTCAATGCACTATGGTCACAGGACCATGAAAACTAGGGGGACTGTGATTGGCTCAGGCCAGTGTCCACAATCTTCCCTGCAGCTCTAGAACATCAGGGTCATGGCAACAGCAAGTGTTATATGAGGTATTTATCATTGCAAGTTTTCTATTTTTGGTAATATTTTCTTGCAAGATAGCCTAAGGTCACTTTAGGATCAGAATCATGTTGTTCTATAAAGAGTAAAAAGCTCCTGTAATTGGGTGAATTAGCCTCAGGTAGGGATGCATTTCTGATTTGTGTATCCAAAACAGCCTGTTCAGTCCTGAAAGTATAAAccacaaacaacagaaatgaacCCAGCAGGTTTTATCCATATATTTGCACCTACTTATTTATTCACAAGGAAGAAATTAGAAGAAAAGATTTGGGAAGGGTGGCAAGAGGACAAGGAAGGGGGAAATTGATGTaatatactttaattaaaatgtataaaaataaattttaaataaaataagtggcTTGAGAGATAGCTTAGTAATTAAGAGTATTggatgttcttgcagaagacacagGTTACATTTCCAGAAACCATGGCTGCTAACCATCtcctgtaattccatttccaagggatctgaatccctcttctggcctctgcaggtactgcacacagacatatgctggcatacacccacatacatgaaataaagcttaaaaatgaCATTCTGTACAGTAATGTCACAGCCTTGAGACAAACAGCAGTCATGGCTAGTTAAAATGAACTGTTTTTGGTCCTTCATAGAAGCAGCTGTATTGTTCCTCTGAGCCAGCTTGCTCAGAGGAAAAAGAAGCATTATTTTGAGGTTAGAATAGGTCAGAATATGTGTTTATTTAAGAACATCATTCACAGTGCGGATAGgttacttttccattttttttgtatttgtgctCTATGTCCTTTGTATGTTTGAAGATTGTGGCATTGATACTTCTTTTAATTGTATCTTTTAGATCATACATAATGATCTACTTATCTTTTAAATCATACATtgtggtatatttatatttagatcATAATGCATActtaaaagatagttttgctCTGTAAATCTCCATCTGCCTAAGTGTCCAGTCTTACCTTCTCCTAAACTTACCTTCTcctatttaaattattcaaagtATAACCTTGGGCCTGAGCCTAAAAGAGTCTTAGGGATGACAGTATATGTTTCATGCAAAATCTTTGCCCGGCTGGCTCCTCTTTTAACATTAGCCACTTCTGGAAACATGCTGTTATTaaagagatttttgtttattaaacTTTTAAGTGTGGGGGATGATTTCTCCCTAGGAAGACATATTAATTCTAGAACAGCAGGATCTTCAGCCTTGtagaaaaatgtttctgagacAAACTTCTTTCAATGTTGAATCAGGTCGTCTTGATCCCACTTTATTGCTCCCCTATTGCTTCCCAATAAGTCCCTTGTTATGTTTGTGATTAAACCAATAAAATTCTTAGATAAGAACTCAACTACCACCGAGTTTCAAAATTACAATTTTGAGTCATGTAGTCAACTGTCAGCTTAGTAACAGgaaaaggatttgtgtgtgtggagcATGGCTTCTACCTTCAGACCAGAATAGGAGAAATAGTTTATTGTGTACACTGTAGGGAGAAACTGGGTAGGCGAACAGCTGCTGGAGTCGACATCATGAAATAGGACCTGATTGTGGCAGTATCAGAGATTTTGTAATTTCCCAGCATGTACTGATCTATGTCATGTGAAAGAAGACAGGCCAGATTGGGGGTGTACAATTTGGGAAGGTTAGCTTGAGCCAATGAATATTGAATTTCCAACAAGGGAAATTCTATGCAGATATGTTCAATCCTGCTTGTAATGAATTATATCCACTAGCTGTAGCTGTGTGGgccaggtcattgggcttagcAGCTAACATTGTACATAGGGGCATGGTGAAATAATATCTTATTAATGCCATTCCCTCTACCGTGgaatggttttctgtttttcaaagtcAGTATAGCTAAAGttttttcaattatatttatctttttaaaaagacaattacttgtttcactttttaaatttgaatttctttaaaTACATCATTACTCTagtcttttatttgtttctatttcccattGTTTCCAGGTCATTAAgaatctcttagtgtctgcacaacttcattttgaaaaacagaaaacccaggatagctaaaagaatcttgttcaacaaagccacctctggaggcatcatgatccctgacatcaagctctactattgagctatagtaataaaaacagcttggtattggcataaaaaccaacatgtggaccaatgggattgaattgaagaccctgacattaacccacacacctatgaacacctgctttttgacaaagaagccaaaactgtacaatggaaaaaaagaaagcatcatcaacaaatggtgctggcataaatggatgtcaacatgtagaagattgcaaatagagccgtatctattgccatgcacaaaattcaagtccaagtggatcaaagacctcaatataaaaccagttacacttgAACACATTGGttcaggagaccatttcctaactataacaccagtagctcagacattgagagcaacaattaataaatgggtcctcctgaaactgagaagcttctgtgaggcaaaggacatagtcaataagacaaagcaacagcctacataatgggtaaagattttcaccaaccccatatctaacagagggctgatctccaaaatatataaagaactcaagaaactagacatcaaaataacgaacaatccaattaataaatgggctatagagctaaacagagaattctcaaaggaagaatttcaagtgggcaaaggacatttaaggaattgctcagcatcc is a genomic window of Peromyscus maniculatus bairdii isolate BWxNUB_F1_BW_parent chromosome 5, HU_Pman_BW_mat_3.1, whole genome shotgun sequence containing:
- the LOC107402502 gene encoding uncharacterized protein LOC107402502, with product MLDTYRNLTTIGYSWEGHNIEEHFQSSRRHERHKRSDTGENSSVYTQCVKAFVYDSHMQRHEITHTRERHYESNQCGKAFAHNSKLQRHTRTHTGEKPYECNLCDKAFRRHNALQRHGRTHTGEKPYECNQCGKAFACNSNLQLHKRTHTGEKPYECNQCGKAFAHNSKLQRHTRTHTGEKPYECNLCDKAFRRHNALQRHGRTHTGEKPYECNQCGKAFACNRNLQLHKRTHTGEKPYECNQCGKAFARNSVLQLHKRTHTGEKPYECNQCGKAFARRAHLQVHKRTHTGEKPYECTECGKAFAKQDALQMHKRTHTGEKPYECNQCGKAFACNSNLQLHKRTHTGEKPYKCNQCGKAFARNSDLQMHKRTHSGEKLYKCNQCNKAYAKHSHLQDHRRTHTQEKFYESIQCCKTFAKQGVLQTCERTYTGDKPYECNQCSKAYAKHSHLQDHRAHTGEKPYECNQCGKAFARNSVLQLHKRTHTGEKPYECNQCGKAFTRRAHLQVHKRTHTGEKPYECTECGKAFTKQDALQMHKRTHTGEKPYECNQCGKAFACNSNLQLHKRTHTGEKPYECNQCGKAFARNSVLQLHKRTHTGEKPYECNQCGKAFARRAHLQVHKRTHTGEKPYECTECGKAFAKQDALQMHKRTHTGEKPYECNQCGKAFACNSNLQLHKRTHTGEKPYKCNQCGKAFARNSVLQMHKRTHTGEKPYECNQCGKAFDYISNLQNHEKSHTAEKP